In Arthrobacter sp. B3I9, the following are encoded in one genomic region:
- a CDS encoding carbohydrate ABC transporter permease has protein sequence MVLTTEKQAAQIAGSGPGSGTAAKRKRKINLVPYGFLSPTILLVVVLMLIPIVMVIWYSLMDNVITKKNPKFVGFSNYAEVLGSETFHTAILNTVFFTTVSVAAHLVLGLAFAMLLNTRFLKSFTKAIFRVIYVMPWLFTVAIIAILWRLLLSPNGIVNFLVMELGLSSTSVEWLASRDTALLAVTFINIWAGYPFFMVSLLAGLQGIPKDLYEAARVDGANPVQQFISITLPQLRPIIISMALLDLIWTSQQFALIWMTTGGGPISSTEMLSTFTYKLAFSEYNFSMAAASAVIILAFSMVLAFFYVRYQKARD, from the coding sequence ATGGTTTTGACAACCGAGAAGCAGGCCGCGCAGATCGCCGGTTCCGGGCCCGGGTCCGGAACCGCCGCCAAGCGCAAACGCAAGATCAATCTGGTTCCCTATGGGTTCCTGTCCCCGACAATCCTCCTGGTCGTCGTCCTCATGCTCATCCCCATCGTGATGGTCATCTGGTACTCGCTGATGGACAACGTCATCACCAAGAAGAATCCCAAGTTCGTCGGCTTCAGCAATTACGCGGAAGTGCTCGGCAGCGAGACCTTCCATACCGCGATCCTGAACACCGTGTTCTTCACGACGGTCAGCGTTGCCGCGCACCTGGTGCTGGGCCTGGCCTTCGCCATGCTGCTGAACACCCGTTTCCTGAAGTCCTTCACCAAAGCGATCTTCCGCGTCATCTACGTAATGCCGTGGCTGTTCACGGTGGCAATCATCGCCATCCTCTGGCGGCTCCTGCTGAGCCCGAACGGAATCGTAAACTTCCTGGTGATGGAACTGGGGCTGTCCAGCACGTCCGTCGAATGGCTGGCCTCACGGGACACCGCGCTGCTCGCCGTCACCTTCATCAATATCTGGGCCGGTTACCCGTTCTTCATGGTGAGCCTCCTGGCCGGTCTGCAGGGCATCCCGAAAGACCTCTACGAGGCAGCCCGGGTGGACGGGGCCAACCCGGTGCAACAGTTCATCAGCATAACCCTGCCGCAGCTGCGCCCCATCATCATCAGCATGGCGCTGCTGGACCTCATCTGGACAAGCCAGCAGTTCGCCCTCATCTGGATGACAACCGGCGGCGGGCCCATCAGCTCCACGGAAATGCTCAGCACGTTCACCTACAAGCTCGCCTTCAGCGAATACAACTTCTCGATGGCGGCGGCAAGCGCAGTGATCATCCTGGCGTTTTCGATGGTGCTGGCCTTCTTCTACGTCCGCTACCAAAAGGCGCGTGATTGA